The Equus caballus isolate H_3958 breed thoroughbred chromosome 22, TB-T2T, whole genome shotgun sequence genome window below encodes:
- the RBBP8NL gene encoding RBBP8 N-terminal-like protein isoform X1 produces MESFVESLNRLRDIHENEVLGLQNKLLELNSERCRDAQRVEELCAKNHQLREQQKALKENVRVLENRLRAGLCDRCMVTQELARKKQQEFENSLLQNLQHVFILTNELSRLQEENEALKEEVKRLQGPGPKSQGTEGASDPPSPLRLPSLGTQKAVTEKPPGGHKEAEDDHLEKSLGYGTSPVAKISPGANLPEPRAPDMSPQRISNQLHGTIAVVRPGSRACSADQGSANETPPLPPARCSPPSPPCPPYENSLPLDSLLRASQPSTMTYESLKRCLQADRLCLLNHHLSLHLRRPHSSPQASATAPGGPWPQGLKAGEAEAWEEPASLLGLPGTLVDVRDPRLEGALHLLLAQQLRARGRVGGARLRGLRTPGRTPPSPSAGSDSEVPQGPEGKAAGAALLRGQHTQPTAPGSPRRKDAIAPQDYVPDKPLDLSERGRGRDASKPTGQLGSLSPTAHTPSPTLPQGAEPPVQSGPQGLSNGTKEPRAPDPGEHPTPLDPPHPLPGPQPSLPSSGRMGDEARGRLKLPSCLQTPDADGHPDKGLSQAEAQRPEADDQDKPDTSDREVGPRPHVRVGPSRGLPRLGGRVLALTMSLLPEVGLSSEGGATPSMPEEGPMCFCSKERRQGLQQKRKQALDSDPADLWGEASKKLSRGRRNPGEPLMAAEEPRGLRDPEDSSPSPSNSSWEET; encoded by the exons ATGGAGAGCTTCGTGGAGTCTCTAAACAGGCTGAGGGACATCCATGAGAACGAGGTCCTGG GCCTGCAGAACAAGCTTCTGGAACTGAACTCAGAGAGGTGCCG GGACGCCCAGAGGGTGGaggagctctgtgccaagaaCCACCAGCTCAGGGAGCAGCAGAAGGCACTGAAGGAGAACGTGCGGGTGCTGGAGAACAG GCTGCGGGCCGGCCTGTGCGACCGCTGCATGGTCACCCAGGAGCTGGCTAGGAAGAAGCAGCAGGAGTTTGAGAACTCACTTCTCCAGAACCTGCAGCATGTCTTCATCCTCA CCAACGAGCTGAGCCGGCTGCAGGAGGAGAATGAGGCCTTGAAGGAGGAGGTGAAGCGGCTCCAGGGCCCTGG GCCCAAATCCCAGGGCACGGAAGGCGCCTCGGATCCCCCCTCACCCCTGCGGCTCCCCTCCCTGGGCACCCAGAAGGCCGTCACTGAGAAGCCACCAGGAGGCCACAAGGAGGCCGAGGACGACCACCTAG AAAAGTCTCTGGGGTACGGGACGTCTCCAGTGGCCAAAATCTCCCCGGGGGCCAACCTGCCTGAGCCACGGGCCCCAGACATG AGCCCCCAGCGCATCTCCAACCAGCTGCATGGGACCATTGCCGTGGTGCGGCCGGGGTCCCGGGCCTGCTCTGCTGACCAGGGCTCTGCCAACGAGACACCCCCACTGCCACCTGCCAGATGTAGCCCACCCAGCCCACCTTGCCCACCTTACGAGAACAGCCTCCCCCTGGACAG CCTCCTGCGGGCTTCCCAGCCCTCCACCATGACCTATGAGTCCCTGAAGCGCTGCCTCCAGGCTGACCGCCTCTGCCTCCTGAACCACCACCTGTCCCTGCACCTTCGGAGGCCCCACAGcagcccccaggcctctgccACAGCCCCCGGTGGACCCTGGCCCCAAGGCCTGAAGGCCGGGGAGGCAGAGGCCTGGGAGGAGCCGGCCAGCCTCCTGGGCCTGCCGGGCACCCTGGTGGATGTCAGGGACCCGCGGCTAGAGGGGGCACTGCATCTGCTCCTGGCCCAGCAGTTGCGGGCACGGGGGCGGGTGGGTGGTGCCAGGCTGAGGGGCCTGCGCACCCCAGGCAGGACACCACCTTCCCCATCAGCGGGCTCTGACTCCGAGGTCCCCCAGGGCCCTGAGGGCAAGGCAGCTGGGGCAGCCCTGCTCAGAGGGCAGCACACACAGCCCACAGCCCCGGGCAGTCCTAGGAGGAAGGACGCCATAGCCCCACAGGACTATGTCCCAGACAAGCCCCTGGACCTCTCAGAGAGGGGCCGGGGCAGGGATGCCTCCAAACCCACTGGCCAGCTGGGGTCGCTCAGCCCAACTGCCCACACGCCCAGCCCCACGCTGCCCCAGGGAGCGGAGCCACCTGTCCAGTCTGGGCCCCAGGGACTCAGCAATGGCACTAAGGAACCCAGAGCACCAGACCCAGGAGAGCACCCCACACCCTTG GACcccccacatcctctcccagggccccagcccagcctgccctcTTCAGGCCGGATGGGAGATGAGGCCAGAGGGAGGCTAAAACTGCCCTCCTGCCTGCAGACGCCTGATGCTGATGGCCACCCAGATAAAG GGCTCAGCCAGGCTGAAGCACAGCGGCCAGAGGCAGACGACCAGGATAAGCCAGACACCTCAGACAGAGAGGTGGGTCCCCGGCCACATGTTCGGGTGGGGCCGTCTAGAGGGCTACCCAGGCTTGGAGGGAGGGTCCTGGCACTGACCATGTCCCTGCTCCCCGAGGTGGGCCTGAGCTCCGAGGGGGGGGCCACGCCGAGCATGCCAGAGGAAGGCCCCATGTGCTTCTGCTCCAAGGAACGCAGGCAGGGCCTGCAGcagaagaggaagcaggccctggACTCAGACCCAGCAGACCTGTGGGGCGAAG CCTCCAAGAAGCTGTCCCGAGGGAGAAGGAACCCAGGGGAGCCCCTGATGGCGGCCGAGGAGCCCAGGGGCCTGAGGGACCCAGAGGACAGCAGCCCCTCACCCAGCAACAGCAGCTGGGAGGAGACCTAG
- the RBBP8NL gene encoding RBBP8 N-terminal-like protein isoform X4: MESFVESLNRLRDIHENEVLGLQNKLLELNSERCRDAQRVEELCAKNHQLREQQKALKENVRVLENRLRAGLCDRCMVTQELARKKQQEFENSLLQNLQHVFILTNELSRLQEENEALKEEVKRLQGPGPKSQGTEGASDPPSPLRLPSLGTQKAVTEKPPGGHKEAEDDHLEKSLGYGTSPVAKISPGANLPEPRAPDMSPQRISNQLHGTIAVVRPGSRACSADQGSANETPPLPPARCSPPSPPCPPYENSLPLDSLLRASQPSTMTYESLKRCLQADRLCLLNHHLSLHLRRPHSSPQASATAPGGPWPQGLKAGEAEAWEEPASLLGLPGTLVDVRDPRLEGALHLLLAQQLRARGRVGGARLRGLRTPGRTPPSPSAGSDSEVPQGPEGKAAGAALLRGQHTQPTAPGSPRRKDAIAPQDYVPDKPLDLSERGRGRDASKPTGQLGSLSPTAHTPSPTLPQGAEPPVQSGPQGLSNGTKEPRAPDPGEHPTPLDPPHPLPGPQPSLPSSGRMGDEARGRLKLPSCLQTPDADGHPDKGLSQAEAQRPEADDQDKPDTSDREPPRSCPEGEGTQGSP; this comes from the exons ATGGAGAGCTTCGTGGAGTCTCTAAACAGGCTGAGGGACATCCATGAGAACGAGGTCCTGG GCCTGCAGAACAAGCTTCTGGAACTGAACTCAGAGAGGTGCCG GGACGCCCAGAGGGTGGaggagctctgtgccaagaaCCACCAGCTCAGGGAGCAGCAGAAGGCACTGAAGGAGAACGTGCGGGTGCTGGAGAACAG GCTGCGGGCCGGCCTGTGCGACCGCTGCATGGTCACCCAGGAGCTGGCTAGGAAGAAGCAGCAGGAGTTTGAGAACTCACTTCTCCAGAACCTGCAGCATGTCTTCATCCTCA CCAACGAGCTGAGCCGGCTGCAGGAGGAGAATGAGGCCTTGAAGGAGGAGGTGAAGCGGCTCCAGGGCCCTGG GCCCAAATCCCAGGGCACGGAAGGCGCCTCGGATCCCCCCTCACCCCTGCGGCTCCCCTCCCTGGGCACCCAGAAGGCCGTCACTGAGAAGCCACCAGGAGGCCACAAGGAGGCCGAGGACGACCACCTAG AAAAGTCTCTGGGGTACGGGACGTCTCCAGTGGCCAAAATCTCCCCGGGGGCCAACCTGCCTGAGCCACGGGCCCCAGACATG AGCCCCCAGCGCATCTCCAACCAGCTGCATGGGACCATTGCCGTGGTGCGGCCGGGGTCCCGGGCCTGCTCTGCTGACCAGGGCTCTGCCAACGAGACACCCCCACTGCCACCTGCCAGATGTAGCCCACCCAGCCCACCTTGCCCACCTTACGAGAACAGCCTCCCCCTGGACAG CCTCCTGCGGGCTTCCCAGCCCTCCACCATGACCTATGAGTCCCTGAAGCGCTGCCTCCAGGCTGACCGCCTCTGCCTCCTGAACCACCACCTGTCCCTGCACCTTCGGAGGCCCCACAGcagcccccaggcctctgccACAGCCCCCGGTGGACCCTGGCCCCAAGGCCTGAAGGCCGGGGAGGCAGAGGCCTGGGAGGAGCCGGCCAGCCTCCTGGGCCTGCCGGGCACCCTGGTGGATGTCAGGGACCCGCGGCTAGAGGGGGCACTGCATCTGCTCCTGGCCCAGCAGTTGCGGGCACGGGGGCGGGTGGGTGGTGCCAGGCTGAGGGGCCTGCGCACCCCAGGCAGGACACCACCTTCCCCATCAGCGGGCTCTGACTCCGAGGTCCCCCAGGGCCCTGAGGGCAAGGCAGCTGGGGCAGCCCTGCTCAGAGGGCAGCACACACAGCCCACAGCCCCGGGCAGTCCTAGGAGGAAGGACGCCATAGCCCCACAGGACTATGTCCCAGACAAGCCCCTGGACCTCTCAGAGAGGGGCCGGGGCAGGGATGCCTCCAAACCCACTGGCCAGCTGGGGTCGCTCAGCCCAACTGCCCACACGCCCAGCCCCACGCTGCCCCAGGGAGCGGAGCCACCTGTCCAGTCTGGGCCCCAGGGACTCAGCAATGGCACTAAGGAACCCAGAGCACCAGACCCAGGAGAGCACCCCACACCCTTG GACcccccacatcctctcccagggccccagcccagcctgccctcTTCAGGCCGGATGGGAGATGAGGCCAGAGGGAGGCTAAAACTGCCCTCCTGCCTGCAGACGCCTGATGCTGATGGCCACCCAGATAAAG GGCTCAGCCAGGCTGAAGCACAGCGGCCAGAGGCAGACGACCAGGATAAGCCAGACACCTCAGACAGAGAG CCTCCAAGAAGCTGTCCCGAGGGAGAAGGAACCCAGGGGAGCCCCTGA
- the RBBP8NL gene encoding RBBP8 N-terminal-like protein isoform X3, whose translation MESFVESLNRLRDIHENEVLGLQNKLLELNSERCRDAQRVEELCAKNHQLREQQKALKENVRVLENRLRAGLCDRCMVTQELARKKQQEFENSLLQNLQHVFILTNELSRLQEENEALKEEVKRLQGPGPKSQGTEGASDPPSPLRLPSLGTQKAVTEKPPGGHKEAEDDHLEKSLGYGTSPVAKISPGANLPEPRAPDMSPQRISNQLHGTIAVVRPGSRACSADQGSANETPPLPPARCSPPSPPCPPYENSLPLDSLLRASQPSTMTYESLKRCLQADRLCLLNHHLSLHLRRPHSSPQASATAPGGPWPQGLKAGEAEAWEEPASLLGLPGTLVDVRDPRLEGALHLLLAQQLRARGRVGGARLRGLRTPGRTPPSPSAGSDSEVPQGPEGKAAGAALLRGQHTQPTAPGSPRRKDAIAPQDYVPDKPLDLSERGRGRDASKPTGQLGSLSPTAHTPSPTLPQGAEPPVQSGPQGLSNGTKEPRAPDPGEHPTPLDPPHPLPGPQPSLPSSGRMGDEARGRLKLPSCLQTPDADGHPDKGLSQAEAQRPEADDQDKPDTSDREVGLSSEGGATPSMPEEGPMCFCSKERRQGLQQKRKQALDSDPADLWGEASKKLSRGRRNPGEPLMAAEEPRGLRDPEDSSPSPSNSSWEET comes from the exons ATGGAGAGCTTCGTGGAGTCTCTAAACAGGCTGAGGGACATCCATGAGAACGAGGTCCTGG GCCTGCAGAACAAGCTTCTGGAACTGAACTCAGAGAGGTGCCG GGACGCCCAGAGGGTGGaggagctctgtgccaagaaCCACCAGCTCAGGGAGCAGCAGAAGGCACTGAAGGAGAACGTGCGGGTGCTGGAGAACAG GCTGCGGGCCGGCCTGTGCGACCGCTGCATGGTCACCCAGGAGCTGGCTAGGAAGAAGCAGCAGGAGTTTGAGAACTCACTTCTCCAGAACCTGCAGCATGTCTTCATCCTCA CCAACGAGCTGAGCCGGCTGCAGGAGGAGAATGAGGCCTTGAAGGAGGAGGTGAAGCGGCTCCAGGGCCCTGG GCCCAAATCCCAGGGCACGGAAGGCGCCTCGGATCCCCCCTCACCCCTGCGGCTCCCCTCCCTGGGCACCCAGAAGGCCGTCACTGAGAAGCCACCAGGAGGCCACAAGGAGGCCGAGGACGACCACCTAG AAAAGTCTCTGGGGTACGGGACGTCTCCAGTGGCCAAAATCTCCCCGGGGGCCAACCTGCCTGAGCCACGGGCCCCAGACATG AGCCCCCAGCGCATCTCCAACCAGCTGCATGGGACCATTGCCGTGGTGCGGCCGGGGTCCCGGGCCTGCTCTGCTGACCAGGGCTCTGCCAACGAGACACCCCCACTGCCACCTGCCAGATGTAGCCCACCCAGCCCACCTTGCCCACCTTACGAGAACAGCCTCCCCCTGGACAG CCTCCTGCGGGCTTCCCAGCCCTCCACCATGACCTATGAGTCCCTGAAGCGCTGCCTCCAGGCTGACCGCCTCTGCCTCCTGAACCACCACCTGTCCCTGCACCTTCGGAGGCCCCACAGcagcccccaggcctctgccACAGCCCCCGGTGGACCCTGGCCCCAAGGCCTGAAGGCCGGGGAGGCAGAGGCCTGGGAGGAGCCGGCCAGCCTCCTGGGCCTGCCGGGCACCCTGGTGGATGTCAGGGACCCGCGGCTAGAGGGGGCACTGCATCTGCTCCTGGCCCAGCAGTTGCGGGCACGGGGGCGGGTGGGTGGTGCCAGGCTGAGGGGCCTGCGCACCCCAGGCAGGACACCACCTTCCCCATCAGCGGGCTCTGACTCCGAGGTCCCCCAGGGCCCTGAGGGCAAGGCAGCTGGGGCAGCCCTGCTCAGAGGGCAGCACACACAGCCCACAGCCCCGGGCAGTCCTAGGAGGAAGGACGCCATAGCCCCACAGGACTATGTCCCAGACAAGCCCCTGGACCTCTCAGAGAGGGGCCGGGGCAGGGATGCCTCCAAACCCACTGGCCAGCTGGGGTCGCTCAGCCCAACTGCCCACACGCCCAGCCCCACGCTGCCCCAGGGAGCGGAGCCACCTGTCCAGTCTGGGCCCCAGGGACTCAGCAATGGCACTAAGGAACCCAGAGCACCAGACCCAGGAGAGCACCCCACACCCTTG GACcccccacatcctctcccagggccccagcccagcctgccctcTTCAGGCCGGATGGGAGATGAGGCCAGAGGGAGGCTAAAACTGCCCTCCTGCCTGCAGACGCCTGATGCTGATGGCCACCCAGATAAAG GGCTCAGCCAGGCTGAAGCACAGCGGCCAGAGGCAGACGACCAGGATAAGCCAGACACCTCAGACAGAGAG GTGGGCCTGAGCTCCGAGGGGGGGGCCACGCCGAGCATGCCAGAGGAAGGCCCCATGTGCTTCTGCTCCAAGGAACGCAGGCAGGGCCTGCAGcagaagaggaagcaggccctggACTCAGACCCAGCAGACCTGTGGGGCGAAG CCTCCAAGAAGCTGTCCCGAGGGAGAAGGAACCCAGGGGAGCCCCTGATGGCGGCCGAGGAGCCCAGGGGCCTGAGGGACCCAGAGGACAGCAGCCCCTCACCCAGCAACAGCAGCTGGGAGGAGACCTAG
- the RBBP8NL gene encoding RBBP8 N-terminal-like protein isoform X2, translating to MESFVESLNRLRDIHENEVLGLQNKLLELNSERCRDAQRVEELCAKNHQLREQQKALKENVRVLENRLRAGLCDRCMVTQELARKKQQEFENSLLQNLQHVFILTNELSRLQEENEALKEEVKRLQGPGPKSQGTEGASDPPSPLRLPSLGTQKAVTEKPPGGHKEAEDDHLEKSLGYGTSPVAKISPGANLPEPRAPDMSPQRISNQLHGTIAVVRPGSRACSADQGSANETPPLPPARCSPPSPPCPPYENSLPLDSLLRASQPSTMTYESLKRCLQADRLCLLNHHLSLHLRRPHSSPQASATAPGGPWPQGLKAGEAEAWEEPASLLGLPGTLVDVRDPRLEGALHLLLAQQLRARGRVGGARLRGLRTPGRTPPSPSAGSDSEVPQGPEGKAAGAALLRGQHTQPTAPGSPRRKDAIAPQDYVPDKPLDLSERGRGRDASKPTGQLGSLSPTAHTPSPTLPQGAEPPVQSGPQGLSNGTKEPRAPDPGEHPTPLDPPHPLPGPQPSLPSSGRMGDEARGRLKLPSCLQTPDADGHPDKGLSQAEAQRPEADDQDKPDTSDREVGPRPHVRVGPSRGLPRLGGRVLALTMSLLPEVGLSSEGGATPSMPEEGPMCFCSKERRQGLQQKRKQALDSDPADLWGEGWCLQPEPQFPPERRGRYQS from the exons ATGGAGAGCTTCGTGGAGTCTCTAAACAGGCTGAGGGACATCCATGAGAACGAGGTCCTGG GCCTGCAGAACAAGCTTCTGGAACTGAACTCAGAGAGGTGCCG GGACGCCCAGAGGGTGGaggagctctgtgccaagaaCCACCAGCTCAGGGAGCAGCAGAAGGCACTGAAGGAGAACGTGCGGGTGCTGGAGAACAG GCTGCGGGCCGGCCTGTGCGACCGCTGCATGGTCACCCAGGAGCTGGCTAGGAAGAAGCAGCAGGAGTTTGAGAACTCACTTCTCCAGAACCTGCAGCATGTCTTCATCCTCA CCAACGAGCTGAGCCGGCTGCAGGAGGAGAATGAGGCCTTGAAGGAGGAGGTGAAGCGGCTCCAGGGCCCTGG GCCCAAATCCCAGGGCACGGAAGGCGCCTCGGATCCCCCCTCACCCCTGCGGCTCCCCTCCCTGGGCACCCAGAAGGCCGTCACTGAGAAGCCACCAGGAGGCCACAAGGAGGCCGAGGACGACCACCTAG AAAAGTCTCTGGGGTACGGGACGTCTCCAGTGGCCAAAATCTCCCCGGGGGCCAACCTGCCTGAGCCACGGGCCCCAGACATG AGCCCCCAGCGCATCTCCAACCAGCTGCATGGGACCATTGCCGTGGTGCGGCCGGGGTCCCGGGCCTGCTCTGCTGACCAGGGCTCTGCCAACGAGACACCCCCACTGCCACCTGCCAGATGTAGCCCACCCAGCCCACCTTGCCCACCTTACGAGAACAGCCTCCCCCTGGACAG CCTCCTGCGGGCTTCCCAGCCCTCCACCATGACCTATGAGTCCCTGAAGCGCTGCCTCCAGGCTGACCGCCTCTGCCTCCTGAACCACCACCTGTCCCTGCACCTTCGGAGGCCCCACAGcagcccccaggcctctgccACAGCCCCCGGTGGACCCTGGCCCCAAGGCCTGAAGGCCGGGGAGGCAGAGGCCTGGGAGGAGCCGGCCAGCCTCCTGGGCCTGCCGGGCACCCTGGTGGATGTCAGGGACCCGCGGCTAGAGGGGGCACTGCATCTGCTCCTGGCCCAGCAGTTGCGGGCACGGGGGCGGGTGGGTGGTGCCAGGCTGAGGGGCCTGCGCACCCCAGGCAGGACACCACCTTCCCCATCAGCGGGCTCTGACTCCGAGGTCCCCCAGGGCCCTGAGGGCAAGGCAGCTGGGGCAGCCCTGCTCAGAGGGCAGCACACACAGCCCACAGCCCCGGGCAGTCCTAGGAGGAAGGACGCCATAGCCCCACAGGACTATGTCCCAGACAAGCCCCTGGACCTCTCAGAGAGGGGCCGGGGCAGGGATGCCTCCAAACCCACTGGCCAGCTGGGGTCGCTCAGCCCAACTGCCCACACGCCCAGCCCCACGCTGCCCCAGGGAGCGGAGCCACCTGTCCAGTCTGGGCCCCAGGGACTCAGCAATGGCACTAAGGAACCCAGAGCACCAGACCCAGGAGAGCACCCCACACCCTTG GACcccccacatcctctcccagggccccagcccagcctgccctcTTCAGGCCGGATGGGAGATGAGGCCAGAGGGAGGCTAAAACTGCCCTCCTGCCTGCAGACGCCTGATGCTGATGGCCACCCAGATAAAG GGCTCAGCCAGGCTGAAGCACAGCGGCCAGAGGCAGACGACCAGGATAAGCCAGACACCTCAGACAGAGAGGTGGGTCCCCGGCCACATGTTCGGGTGGGGCCGTCTAGAGGGCTACCCAGGCTTGGAGGGAGGGTCCTGGCACTGACCATGTCCCTGCTCCCCGAGGTGGGCCTGAGCTCCGAGGGGGGGGCCACGCCGAGCATGCCAGAGGAAGGCCCCATGTGCTTCTGCTCCAAGGAACGCAGGCAGGGCCTGCAGcagaagaggaagcaggccctggACTCAGACCCAGCAGACCTGTGGGGCGAAG GCTGGTGCCTTcaacctgagcctcagtttcccccggAAAGGAGGGGGCGATACCAGAGCTAG